A stretch of the Notamacropus eugenii isolate mMacEug1 chromosome 2, mMacEug1.pri_v2, whole genome shotgun sequence genome encodes the following:
- the B3GALNT2 gene encoding UDP-GalNAc:beta-1,3-N-acetylgalactosaminyltransferase 2 isoform X2: MRNWLVLLCPCLLGAALHLWLRLRSPPPAAASSSGAGPADQLTLFPQWKSRHYDVVVGVLSARNNHELRSVIRNTWLKHLKQHPELNQRVLVKFIIGARGCDVPVEDREDPYSCKLLNITNPILNQEIEAFSLPEGTATGLSEDQVVSVSFRVLHPIVITSLGVFYDAGDVGFQRNITVKVYQAEQEEALLSARFSPPSCGVQVNRLWYKPVEQFILPESFEGTIVWESQDLQGLISRNLHKVTVNDGGGVLRIITAGEGALPYEFMEGVEGVAGGFIYTIQEGDTLLQNLQTRPERFIDHINNLHEEDALLKKESSTFGDVVFVDIVDTYRNVPAKLLNFYRWTVDTTSFDLLLKTDDDCYIDLEAVFNRIAHKNLDRPNSWWGNFRLNWAVDRTGKWQELEYPSPAYPAFACGSGYVISKDIVHWLASNSERLKTYQGEDVSMGIWMAAVGPKRYQDSLWLCEKTCETGMLSSPQYSPQELTELWRLKEACGDPCKCEAR, translated from the exons ATGCGAAACTGGCTGGTGCTGCTGTGCCCGTGTCTGCTCGGGGCCGCGCTGCACCTCTGGCTGCGGCTGCGCTCCCCGCCGcccgccgccgcctcctcctcGGGGGCCGGCCCTGCAG ATCAACTGACTTTATTTCCTCAGTGGAAATCCAGACATTATGATGTGGTAGTTGGTGTGCTGTCAGCTCGAAATAATCATGAACTGCGAAGTGTGATCAGGAACACCTGGTTGAAGCACTTGAAACAGCATCCAGAATTAAATCAACG TGTGCTTGTGAAGTTCATAATAGGTGCTCGTGGTTGTGATGTGCCTGTGGAAGATCGAGAAGACCCTTATTCCTGCAAACTGCTGAACATCACTAATCCCA TTTtaaatcaggaaattgaggcattcAGTCTTCCTGAAGGAACTGCAACAGGGCTCTCTGAGGATCAAGTTGTCAGTGTGAGCTTTCGAGTTCTCCATCCAATTGTCATTACTAGTCTCGGAGTCTTCTATGATGCTGGTGATGTGGGTTTCCAGAGGAATATTACTGTCAAGGTGTATCAAGCAGAACAGGAG GAAGCCCTCCTTAGTGCTCGTTTCAGTCCCCCTAGCTGTGGAGTACAAGTCAACAGACTGTGGTACAAACCAGTGGAGCAGTTCATTTTGCCAGAG AGCTTTGAAGGCACAATTGTGTGGGAGAGCCAGGATCTTCAAGGCCTCATATCTAGGAATCTTCACAAAGTAACAGTGAATGATGGAGGGGGAGTTCTCAGAATCATTACA GCTGGTGAGGGAGCATTGCCTTACGAATTCATGGAAGGTGTAGAGGGAGTAGCAGGAGGCTTTATTTATACAATTCAGG AAGGTGACACCCTTTTACAAAATCTTCAAACTCGCCCAGAAAGgtttattgatcatatcaataacctCCATGAGGAGGATGCCTTATTGAAGAAAGAGAGCAGCACTTTTGGTGACGTTGTTTTTGTGGACATTGTTGATACCTACCGAAATGTTCCTGCAAAGTTACTGAACTTCTATCGGTG GACTGTGGACACAACTAGCTTTGATTTGTTGCTGAAGACAGATGATGACTGTTACATAGATTTAGAAGCTGTGTTTAATAGGATTGCCCACAAAAACCTGGACAGACCAAATTCTTGGTGGGGAAA CTTCAGGTTGAATTGGGCAGTTGACCGGACAGGAAAGTGGCAAGAATTAGAGTATCCCAGTCCTGCTTATCCTGCCTTTGCATGTGGATCGGGTTACGTTATCTCCAAAGATATTGTTCACTGGCTAGCAAGCAACTCGGAAAGACTAAAGACATATCAG GGTGAAGATGTAAGCATGGGCATTTGGATGGCAGCTGTAGGGCCTAAGAGATACCAG GATAGTCTTTGGTTGTGCGAGAAGACTTGTGAAACTGGGATGCTCTCTTCCCCTCAGTATTCTCCACAAGAACTCACAGAACTGTGGAGGCTGAAGGAAGCATGTGGGGATCCTTGTAAGTGTGAGGCAAGATGA
- the B3GALNT2 gene encoding UDP-GalNAc:beta-1,3-N-acetylgalactosaminyltransferase 2 isoform X1, whose amino-acid sequence MRNWLVLLCPCLLGAALHLWLRLRSPPPAAASSSGAGPADQLTLFPQWKSRHYDVVVGVLSARNNHELRSVIRNTWLKHLKQHPELNQRVLVKFIIGARGCDVPVEDREDPYSCKLLNITNPILNQEIEAFSLPEGTATGLSEDQVVSVSFRVLHPIVITSLGVFYDAGDVGFQRNITVKVYQAEQEEALLSARFSPPSCGVQVNRLWYKPVEQFILPESFEGTIVWESQDLQGLISRNLHKVTVNDGGGVLRIITAGEGALPYEFMEGVEGVAGGFIYTIQEGDTLLQNLQTRPERFIDHINNLHEEDALLKKESSTFGDVVFVDIVDTYRNVPAKLLNFYRWTVDTTSFDLLLKTDDDCYIDLEAVFNRIAHKNLDRPNSWWGKLNWAVDRTGKWQELEYPSPAYPAFACGSGYVISKDIVHWLASNSERLKTYQGEDVSMGIWMAAVGPKRYQDSLWLCEKTCETGMLSSPQYSPQELTELWRLKEACGDPCKCEAR is encoded by the exons ATGCGAAACTGGCTGGTGCTGCTGTGCCCGTGTCTGCTCGGGGCCGCGCTGCACCTCTGGCTGCGGCTGCGCTCCCCGCCGcccgccgccgcctcctcctcGGGGGCCGGCCCTGCAG ATCAACTGACTTTATTTCCTCAGTGGAAATCCAGACATTATGATGTGGTAGTTGGTGTGCTGTCAGCTCGAAATAATCATGAACTGCGAAGTGTGATCAGGAACACCTGGTTGAAGCACTTGAAACAGCATCCAGAATTAAATCAACG TGTGCTTGTGAAGTTCATAATAGGTGCTCGTGGTTGTGATGTGCCTGTGGAAGATCGAGAAGACCCTTATTCCTGCAAACTGCTGAACATCACTAATCCCA TTTtaaatcaggaaattgaggcattcAGTCTTCCTGAAGGAACTGCAACAGGGCTCTCTGAGGATCAAGTTGTCAGTGTGAGCTTTCGAGTTCTCCATCCAATTGTCATTACTAGTCTCGGAGTCTTCTATGATGCTGGTGATGTGGGTTTCCAGAGGAATATTACTGTCAAGGTGTATCAAGCAGAACAGGAG GAAGCCCTCCTTAGTGCTCGTTTCAGTCCCCCTAGCTGTGGAGTACAAGTCAACAGACTGTGGTACAAACCAGTGGAGCAGTTCATTTTGCCAGAG AGCTTTGAAGGCACAATTGTGTGGGAGAGCCAGGATCTTCAAGGCCTCATATCTAGGAATCTTCACAAAGTAACAGTGAATGATGGAGGGGGAGTTCTCAGAATCATTACA GCTGGTGAGGGAGCATTGCCTTACGAATTCATGGAAGGTGTAGAGGGAGTAGCAGGAGGCTTTATTTATACAATTCAGG AAGGTGACACCCTTTTACAAAATCTTCAAACTCGCCCAGAAAGgtttattgatcatatcaataacctCCATGAGGAGGATGCCTTATTGAAGAAAGAGAGCAGCACTTTTGGTGACGTTGTTTTTGTGGACATTGTTGATACCTACCGAAATGTTCCTGCAAAGTTACTGAACTTCTATCGGTG GACTGTGGACACAACTAGCTTTGATTTGTTGCTGAAGACAGATGATGACTGTTACATAGATTTAGAAGCTGTGTTTAATAGGATTGCCCACAAAAACCTGGACAGACCAAATTCTTGGTGGGGAAA GTTGAATTGGGCAGTTGACCGGACAGGAAAGTGGCAAGAATTAGAGTATCCCAGTCCTGCTTATCCTGCCTTTGCATGTGGATCGGGTTACGTTATCTCCAAAGATATTGTTCACTGGCTAGCAAGCAACTCGGAAAGACTAAAGACATATCAG GGTGAAGATGTAAGCATGGGCATTTGGATGGCAGCTGTAGGGCCTAAGAGATACCAG GATAGTCTTTGGTTGTGCGAGAAGACTTGTGAAACTGGGATGCTCTCTTCCCCTCAGTATTCTCCACAAGAACTCACAGAACTGTGGAGGCTGAAGGAAGCATGTGGGGATCCTTGTAAGTGTGAGGCAAGATGA